GCTTTCTATGTGCCAAGAGATGCTCCACCTTGATCGTCACATCGTAGGTCAGTTCGGGAAGCTCCTGGTGCAGCGCCATGGCGATGCGGAGTGCATGGGTAGGGCCGTTAAAGAAGTCCGGGTCCCCGAAGCTGATGTGGCGTGCGCCCGCTGCAGCTTGCTGGCGAATATCCTCCAAGACGATCTGCCGAGGGATGATGCGAAACTGGCCATTATAGACTGGCACCACCGGACAGTGCCGACACCGGTGTTTGCAACCGCGGCTCGCCTCCACATAGCCGGCCGTCCGCCGATCTCCGTTCGGCAACCGCAAATAGGCATACCGATCGAGGCCGGGAAGTCCTCCGCGATCGGGAATGACGAAATCCTGCCGGGCGAGCGAGATGCGCGGCTCCGACTGCTCGCCCGGCATTGCTTCCACGCCGCGCTCGATGCGTTGCGCCAGGGCGGTGAGTCCTTCTTCGAACTCACCGCCCAATACCGTCTGGACGCCTAGATGTCGCAAGTAGACCTCGTTCATCGGCGCATAGAGCCCGTAGGCAGCGATATGCGCGCTGGGGTTCAAGCCTCGCACCTTAGGGATCATCCGCGCCGCCAGACGGGTGGCCGTGTGCATCGGAACGTAAAAGGCGATGAGGTCGGCTCCGCGAAATACCTCTTCATCGAGACACTCCACGGCGAGGTCTAGTGTCTTCACGAGGGCACCCCGTTGCCGCAGCATTGCGGCTGGCTCGGCTAGGCCGAAGGGTTGATGGCCTAGCGCATACGTAGAGACCAGCAACACCTGCGTGGGGCGCTTGGCTTCGACGGCTCGGACCTTCCACCCGTCGGGCAGGCACCCGGCTCGGCCACACGCACTCGACGTACTTAACGGACTGCCGTTCATTTCCGCTTAGGGAAACGAGCTTGATTACCGGATCACGAAAGTATGACGATCGACGGTCGTTGTGACCTCTATTTCACCCTCGCCGATGGCCTTCCATTCTTTAAAAGGCGCGCCGTCTTGTAAAACCTTACGTTCCTTGCCCTCTAGATTGGTGACCTTGAAGGTCGTTTTACCGCCTGTTTTCTTATCGTCTCCGGGGAATAGGGCTACCATCAAAGCGCCCAAGCTTTCATCGTAGTAGGCTTGCCCGACACTGACCGTCGGATAGTCGATACCAGAAACGGTAGGCTGGTGGAATTTCTTTAGGTTGGGATCATTGTACAGGCGATACCAGCTGCCCTGTCCCCCGGCAACCGTCATCAGGAGCCAGTCGTTGGGCCAACCCCGAGGCCAAGGTTCCTCGAGGCCGAATTGATAGTAGAATTCGCCCTCCTTCGCGGTGGGCTGATAGCGCGTATTCGCCCAGGTCATCAGTTGGGCATGGGTATCCAAGTCGCCGAACTCCCAAGCGCATGCCGCTGCGGCGCCAAAACCGACCAAATCTTCTCCACCGCCCAGCTCCGGCGGGAAGTTGATGTGGGCAGATCCATCGGGCTCTTTCACCATAAACTTCTTCTTTGCCCCGGCATACAAACGCCGGGCGAGATTCTGATCATCGGGCCAATACTGGTAAGCACAACAGAACCAGTTGCCCGGGATCTGATGCTTTGGCCCGTTCATGTTATAGGGTATGTCACGATCGTAGTATATGGAGGCCCACTCATACGGCCCATCGGATCCCTTGGCTCCACCGACCAGGTTCTGCTTGGCCCAGTCGAGCCAGCGGTAATAGCTGGTCTGGTAACCGGTGTTATGGATCTTGTCGATCATCTTCATACCGAGGCCACCGACGCTCACGCACCACGGAAAGACCTTCCCTACCTCACAGTCGATCCCAGGGGTGAGATCGCTCCCGCCTTCGTCCACCGGCGCCGTGAACTGGTCGTAGAGTACTTTGGCCATCTGCAGTTGTGTATACTTGAACCGAATCTTGTCGTCGTACACCAGCTCGATCGGTTCATCATACTTGCCACTGCCACAGACGAATTCATAGAGGGCAATGATGTTGAGCAGGTACCCCTTGCCCATCATATAGGAGCCGCCGTTGCCGTAGATCGGATCCGGATTGTATTTGCGACCGAC
This DNA window, taken from Pseudomonadota bacterium, encodes the following:
- a CDS encoding CUAEP/CCAEP-tail radical SAM protein, whose amino-acid sequence is MLLVSTYALGHQPFGLAEPAAMLRQRGALVKTLDLAVECLDEEVFRGADLIAFYVPMHTATRLAARMIPKVRGLNPSAHIAAYGLYAPMNEVYLRHLGVQTVLGGEFEEGLTALAQRIERGVEAMPGEQSEPRISLARQDFVIPDRGGLPGLDRYAYLRLPNGDRRTAGYVEASRGCKHRCRHCPVVPVYNGQFRIIPRQIVLEDIRQQAAAGARHISFGDPDFFNGPTHALRIAMALHQELPELTYDVTIKVEHLLAHRKLLPVLKETGCLFVTTAVESVDDQVLAILEKGHTREDFFRVVRLFDEVGLSLAPTFVAFTPWITLGGYLELLNVIAELELIRSVAPVQLTIRLLIPPGSRLLELSEVRALVGPLDGAALVYPWSNPDPEVDALHTQIRALVQQGANKPNDQIFGEIWKLAHERAGRPTPSVPAMGGRFAPAQLSEPWYCCAEPTEEQFAH